A window of Tautonia plasticadhaerens contains these coding sequences:
- a CDS encoding Gfo/Idh/MocA family protein produces the protein MPPIRMNRRHFLGCSAAAGWAISQGREVEGAMNLPPVRLGLIGLGNRGTALLRAALDLPEAEIVAVADVEERHRRRACGIAEKARGRRPDEYADPSDLLVREDVEAVLVALPNVHHLSWNCLALASGKHLYAEKPLCLTLEECDLLIAEADRRPDQVVHVGFQRRSNPRFREGVELIRSGELGSILEARSSWTSSNGPVDGHLGWLGKREQSGDWMMEQGVHVWDWLHWIAGGPPARACGYGRRDVFADLRPGRDVTDHYTVTLEWPDGFHASFVHSWVDPADDSFTGISQRVVGTAGGFDFGTGTATFRDRSLPRRALHPGNLPDTRFALSSFLFAIRSPEPIAPPVTLAEARDATLTALLVRKAVDERRVVGLDEVGSGPAA, from the coding sequence ATGCCCCCGATCCGGATGAACCGACGCCACTTCCTGGGATGCTCCGCCGCCGCCGGCTGGGCGATCTCGCAGGGGAGGGAGGTCGAGGGGGCGATGAACTTGCCCCCGGTGCGGCTCGGGCTGATCGGCCTGGGCAACCGGGGGACGGCGCTGCTGAGGGCGGCGCTGGACCTCCCCGAGGCGGAGATCGTCGCCGTCGCCGACGTCGAGGAGCGGCACCGACGCCGGGCCTGCGGGATCGCCGAGAAGGCCCGGGGGAGGCGGCCCGACGAGTACGCCGACCCGTCCGACCTGCTGGTGAGGGAGGACGTCGAGGCGGTGCTCGTCGCCCTGCCCAACGTGCATCACCTCTCCTGGAATTGCCTCGCCCTGGCCTCCGGCAAGCACCTGTATGCCGAGAAGCCCCTTTGCCTGACCCTGGAGGAGTGCGACCTGCTGATCGCCGAGGCCGATCGACGCCCCGATCAGGTCGTCCACGTCGGATTTCAGCGCCGGTCGAACCCCCGGTTCCGAGAAGGGGTCGAACTGATCCGGAGCGGCGAGCTCGGCTCGATCCTCGAGGCCCGATCCTCCTGGACCAGCAGCAACGGCCCGGTCGACGGCCACCTCGGCTGGCTGGGCAAGCGGGAGCAATCCGGCGACTGGATGATGGAACAAGGGGTGCACGTCTGGGACTGGCTGCACTGGATCGCCGGGGGGCCCCCGGCCCGGGCCTGCGGCTACGGGCGGCGCGACGTCTTCGCCGACCTCCGGCCCGGCCGGGACGTGACCGACCACTACACCGTCACCCTGGAGTGGCCGGACGGCTTCCACGCCTCGTTCGTGCATAGCTGGGTGGATCCGGCGGACGACTCCTTCACCGGGATCTCCCAGCGGGTGGTCGGCACCGCCGGGGGCTTCGACTTCGGCACCGGCACCGCCACCTTCCGGGACCGCTCCCTCCCCCGCCGGGCCCTGCACCCCGGCAACCTGCCCGACACCCGCTTCGCCCTCTCCTCCTTCCTGTTCGCCATCCGGTCCCCCGAGCCCATCGCCCCGCCGGTCACCCTGGCCGAGGCCCGGGACGCGACGCTGACCGCCCTGCTGGTGCGGAAGGCGGTCGACGAGCGTCGGGTGGTGGGCC